In the genome of Cronobacter malonaticus LMG 23826, one region contains:
- the mtgA gene encoding monofunctional biosynthetic peptidoglycan transglycosylase, with protein sequence MSKARGSLFVRLRRLALRAVLAVLGVWIAGILLFSVMPVPFSAVMVERQFSAWFSGDFGYVAHSDWVSMDEISPWMGLAVIAAEDQTFPEHWGFDMAAIQQAVAHNENSRRIRGASTLSQQTAKNLFLWDGRSWLRKGLEAGLTLGIETVWSKRRILTVYLNIAEFGDGVFGVEEASQRYFNKPASRLSASEAALLAAVLPNPLRYKASAPSGYVRARQQWILRQMRQLGGESFMAQHKLR encoded by the coding sequence ATGAGTAAAGCGCGCGGCTCGCTGTTTGTTCGCCTGCGTCGGCTGGCGCTACGCGCGGTTCTGGCGGTGCTCGGCGTCTGGATCGCGGGCATTCTGCTGTTCAGCGTGATGCCGGTGCCGTTTTCGGCGGTCATGGTCGAACGGCAGTTCTCCGCGTGGTTTAGCGGCGATTTTGGCTACGTGGCGCACTCCGACTGGGTGAGCATGGATGAGATTTCGCCCTGGATGGGGCTTGCGGTGATCGCGGCGGAAGATCAGACGTTCCCGGAGCACTGGGGCTTTGACATGGCGGCGATTCAGCAAGCCGTCGCGCATAACGAGAACAGCCGCCGCATCCGCGGGGCATCCACGCTGTCGCAGCAAACGGCTAAAAACCTGTTTTTATGGGACGGACGCAGCTGGCTGCGTAAAGGGCTGGAGGCGGGCTTAACGCTCGGTATCGAAACCGTCTGGAGCAAGCGCCGTATACTGACGGTCTATCTCAATATCGCGGAGTTCGGCGACGGCGTGTTTGGCGTGGAAGAGGCGTCACAGCGCTATTTCAACAAGCCCGCCAGCCGTCTGTCGGCATCCGAAGCGGCGCTGCTGGCGGCGGTGTTGCCAAATCCGCTACGCTATAAGGCGAGTGCGCCGTCAGGCTACGTGCGTGCGCGCCAGCAGTGGATTTTGCGCCAGATGCGCCAGCTCGGTGGAGAATCGTTTATGGCGCAGCATAAGCTGCGCTGA
- the npr gene encoding PTS phosphocarrier protein NPr produces MTVKQTVEITNKLGMHARPAMKLFELVQSFDAEVLLRNEAGTEAEASSVIALLMLDSAQGGHIEIEATGPQEKEALAAVIALFNAGFDED; encoded by the coding sequence ATGACCGTAAAACAGACTGTTGAAATCACCAACAAGCTCGGGATGCACGCCCGCCCGGCCATGAAACTTTTTGAGCTGGTGCAGAGCTTTGATGCGGAAGTATTGCTGCGTAATGAAGCGGGCACGGAAGCGGAAGCCAGCAGCGTTATCGCCTTGCTGATGCTGGATTCCGCCCAGGGCGGGCATATTGAAATTGAAGCCACCGGCCCGCAGGAAAAAGAAGCGCTGGCGGCCGTCATCGCGCTGTTTAACGCAGGCTTTGACGAAGACTGA
- the elbB gene encoding isoprenoid biosynthesis glyoxalase ElbB, with product MKKIGVVLSGCGVYDGSEIHEAVITLLALARNGAQAVCFAPDKPQADVINHVTGEPTGETRNVLVEAARIARGKITPLEQARAEELDALVVPGGFGAAKNLCDFATRGSECSVDPALLALARTMHEAGKPLGFICIAPAMLPKIIAAPLRLTIGTDIDTAELVEEMGGEHVPCPVDDIVVDEDNKVLTTPAYMLAESIDEAAAGIEKLVARLVAMCE from the coding sequence ATGAAAAAAATCGGAGTGGTTTTAAGCGGTTGCGGCGTTTATGACGGTTCAGAAATTCATGAAGCGGTAATTACCCTGCTGGCGCTGGCCCGCAATGGCGCGCAGGCGGTCTGCTTTGCGCCTGATAAACCACAAGCGGACGTGATTAATCACGTCACGGGTGAACCGACAGGCGAGACGCGTAATGTGCTCGTTGAGGCGGCCCGCATCGCCCGCGGTAAAATAACGCCGCTGGAACAGGCGCGCGCGGAAGAACTCGATGCGCTGGTGGTGCCTGGCGGATTTGGCGCGGCCAAAAACCTGTGCGATTTTGCCACGCGCGGCAGCGAATGTTCGGTTGACCCGGCGCTTCTGGCGCTGGCGCGCACGATGCATGAAGCCGGTAAACCGCTCGGCTTTATCTGTATCGCGCCCGCGATGCTGCCGAAAATTATCGCCGCGCCTCTGCGACTGACCATCGGCACCGATATCGATACCGCCGAACTGGTGGAAGAGATGGGGGGCGAACATGTGCCGTGCCCGGTGGACGATATTGTGGTCGATGAAGACAACAAAGTGCTGACCACGCCCGCTTATATGCTGGCGGAAAGCATCGACGAAGCGGCGGCAGGCATTGAGAAGCTGGTGGCGCGCCTGGTGGCGATGTGCGAATGA
- the rapZ gene encoding RNase adapter RapZ, which produces MVLMIVSGRSGSGKSVALRALEDMGFYCVDNLPVVLLPELARTLSERQISAAVSIDVRNMPESPEVFEQAMNNLPDAFSPQLLFLDADRNTLIRRYSDTRRLHPLSSKNLSLESAIDEENDLLEPLRSRADLIVDTSEMSVHELAEMLRTRLLGKRERELTMVFESFGFKHGIPIDADYVFDVRFLPNPHWDPKLRPMTGLDKPVAAFLDRHTEVHNFIYQTRSYLELWLPMLETNNRSYLTVAIGCTGGKHRSVYIAEQLADYFRSRGKNVQSRHRTLEKRKS; this is translated from the coding sequence ATGGTTCTGATGATCGTCAGTGGACGTTCAGGGTCAGGGAAATCGGTCGCCCTGCGTGCACTGGAAGATATGGGGTTCTACTGCGTCGATAATCTGCCTGTCGTGCTGCTGCCAGAACTGGCGCGCACGCTTTCAGAAAGGCAGATATCCGCCGCGGTGAGCATTGATGTCCGTAATATGCCGGAATCCCCGGAGGTGTTTGAGCAGGCGATGAACAACCTGCCGGACGCGTTCTCTCCGCAACTGCTGTTCCTCGACGCCGATCGCAACACGCTTATCCGCCGCTACAGCGATACGCGTCGTCTGCATCCGCTCTCCAGCAAAAATTTGTCGCTGGAAAGCGCCATCGATGAAGAAAACGATCTGCTGGAGCCGCTGCGCTCGCGTGCGGATCTGATTGTCGATACCTCGGAAATGTCGGTGCATGAGCTGGCAGAGATGCTACGTACGCGCCTTCTTGGCAAGCGCGAGCGCGAACTCACAATGGTGTTTGAGTCGTTCGGTTTTAAACACGGTATTCCTATCGATGCCGATTACGTTTTCGACGTGCGTTTCCTGCCGAACCCGCACTGGGACCCGAAACTGCGCCCGATGACCGGCCTCGATAAGCCCGTCGCGGCATTTCTCGATCGCCATACCGAAGTGCATAACTTCATCTACCAGACCCGCAGCTACCTGGAACTCTGGCTGCCCATGCTGGAAACCAACAACCGCAGCTATCTGACCGTCGCGATTGGCTGCACCGGCGGTAAACACCGCTCTGTCTATATCGCCGAACAGCTGGCGGATTACTTCCGTTCGCGCGGCAAAAACGTTCAGTCCCGCCATCGCACGCTGGAAAAACGCAAATCATGA
- the hpf gene encoding ribosome hibernation promoting factor has translation MQLNITGHNVEITEALREFVNTKFAKLEQYFERINQVYIVLKVEKVTQVADATLHVNGGELHASSEGQDMYAAIDGLIDKLARQLTKHKDKLKQH, from the coding sequence ATGCAGCTCAACATCACAGGACATAACGTCGAAATCACTGAAGCGTTGCGCGAGTTCGTTAACACCAAGTTCGCCAAGCTGGAGCAGTATTTCGAAAGGATTAACCAGGTCTATATTGTGCTGAAGGTGGAAAAGGTGACGCAGGTCGCCGACGCCACCCTGCATGTGAACGGCGGGGAGCTGCATGCCAGTTCGGAAGGGCAGGATATGTACGCCGCTATTGACGGTTTGATTGATAAACTGGCGCGGCAGCTCACTAAACATAAAGATAAACTGAAACAACATTAA
- the ptsN gene encoding PTS IIA-like nitrogen regulatory protein PtsN produces the protein MMNNDSALPLSNVLNQECTRSGVHCQSKKRALEIISELAAKQLSLPPQVVFEAILTRERMGSTGIGNGIAIPHGKLEEDTLRAVGVFVQLETPIPFDAIDNQPVDLLFALLVPADQTKTHLHTLSLVAKRLADKTICRRLRAAQSDEELYQIITETSEENE, from the coding sequence ATGATGAATAATGATTCGGCTCTGCCATTGAGCAATGTTTTGAACCAGGAATGCACCCGCAGCGGCGTACACTGCCAGAGCAAAAAGCGCGCCCTGGAAATTATCAGCGAGCTGGCGGCAAAGCAGCTCAGCCTGCCGCCTCAGGTCGTTTTTGAAGCGATTCTCACCCGTGAGCGGATGGGCAGCACCGGTATCGGCAACGGCATCGCCATTCCTCACGGCAAGCTCGAAGAAGATACGCTGCGCGCCGTTGGCGTTTTCGTCCAGCTCGAAACGCCTATCCCTTTCGACGCCATTGATAACCAGCCCGTCGATCTACTCTTTGCGCTGCTGGTGCCGGCGGATCAAACCAAAACGCATCTGCATACGCTCTCTCTGGTGGCGAAGCGGCTGGCGGACAAAACGATTTGCCGCCGCCTGCGCGCCGCGCAAAGCGATGAGGAGCTTTACCAGATAATCACTGAAACCAGTGAAGAGAATGAATGA